The Lancefieldella sp. Marseille-Q7238 genomic interval GTGATGGCGTTGTGCTTACGTAATCGCTTATCTCATCGTTTACGCAGGCGGTTACTTGACGTTGATAAGCGGGTCTCCGGCTTTGACCTTAGATCCTGTGTGGCCCTCAACGGAAGCGTATTCATCGGTATTGGTGATGACTACCATGGTTGTGGCGGGAAGGTTAGCAGCCTTGATGGCGCCGAGGTCGACGTCCATAAGTAGCGTGCCCTTCTTGACCTTATCGCCAGCCTTGCATTTGGCAGTAAAAGGAGCTCCCTTGAGCGTAACGGTATCAATGCCGATGTGGATGAGCACTTCCGTGCCGCTGTTGGAAAGCAGGCCGATGGCGTGTCCGGTTTCTGCCACCATGGTGATTGAACCGTCAACAGGCGAGAAGACCTTGCCCTCGGTGGGCTCAATAGCGGCTCCCTTGCCCATAGCCTCGGAAGCGAAGACGGGGTCTGAGACCTCAGTCATTGCAATGGCATCGCCGGACATGGGGGCGACGACGGTATCGGCGCCAGTGGTCGGAACAACGCCCTGGTTGCTTTCGGCAACCGAAGTAGCGACGGCAGCGGTTTGCTTTGCCGTAGCTGCTGTGGTGGCGACGACCTTCTCGATGTTCGGTTTCTGCTCTTCCTTGGGCGTGGTGGCATCTTCAGTGTCTTTGTAGAGCATCCAAGTGATGACAAAAGCGATGATTGCAGCTGTGAGGATGCAGATGGCATAGGCAACTGAGTGGCTGGTGGTAATAAGGAAGCCAAAGATGCCGGTGATGCCGTAGGCGATGGAGACAACACCGAGAATAGAAACGAGGGCTCCGCCAACAGCGCCACCAATCATAGCGGCAATAAACGGCTTCATGCTAGGCAGGTTGACGCCGTAGATGGCGGGCTCAGTGATGCCGAGGAATCCGGAGATACCGGAGGGAAGCGCGAGCTCTTTCTTTTTCATGCTGCGAGTCTTAACGAAGACTGCCAGGCAGGCGGCGCCTTGCGCAACGTTGCAGCAGGAGATGATGGGGTTGAAGTTGTCGATTCCGGTGTTGGCGATGAGGGTAGCCTCAAGCGCGTTGAACATGTGGTGTACGCCGAGAACAACCGTTGTGGGGTAGATAGCTCCGACCAGAGCGCCACCAAGACCAAAGGGAATGGCAAGCAGGAACTGGAAGCCGACCATGACGCCGTTCTCAATCCAGGAGAAGAGCGGTCCGATAACGGTAAGAGTTAGAACGCCGGTTACCAGTACGGTTACCAGGGGAGTTACAAAGAGGTCGAGCATGTCAGGCACATGCTTGTGGAGCCATTTCTCCAGCATGCACATGATGAAAACGGCGATAACTACAGGGATGACGTGTCCTTGATACCCCTGCAGAGTGACGTTATAGAAGCCGAAGAGCTGGACCTGCGGAATGCCACCCGCGGCCATGATTGCGCCGGCTGTAGCGTGAGCCGCATCCACAGCGCTGCCGGTTACTGAGGTAAGCCAGGCGGCGGCGGATTCGGAACCAACGATCTTATAGGCGGCATCGCCGAGCTGCTGTACAGCATTGGGGATGCTCCATGCGTTCATGAGGGCGGTGTGATTCATAATCATGCCAATAACGCCGCCGAGGAACTCATTGCCACCGAAGACGCGGGCGGCGGAGAAGCCAATCAAAATCTGCAGGAACACAAAGGATGCGTTTGAGAACGTATGAACAAGGATGTACCAGCTGTTGGTCTCAAGCGCTCCGCCCATGGCACTGTTGATGCCCTCGGTGAGGCCCATGAGCAGGCCGGACGCGACGATAGCAGGGATGATGGGGACAAAGACGTCGCCCAAAGCTTTGACAGCACGCTGGAATGGGTTGGCCTTTGCCATACCCGCTTCTTTAGCGCTGTCCTTTGACGTGGCTGAGATGTTGCCCTGCTTGATAAACTCGTCAAAGACTTTGTTGACGGTGCCGGTTCCGTAGATGATCTGAAGCTGACCGGCCGCCTGGAAGCTGCCTTTGGCTCCCACGGCGTTATCGACCGCTTCTTTGTCTACTTTGGAGTCGTCTGCGACAACAAGACGAAGACGAGTAGCGCAGTGTGCCGCGGAAACAATGTTGTCCGCGCCGCCTACCGCCTCCAGGATTTGCCGTGCCGCCTCTGCGTGATCTAGTGCCATGCAATCCTCCCTTATCCGAACAATTTATGAAATCGTTCCCATAGAAAGAATATAGCAAATAATGGTAGTGTTGGGTAGTGTTTTCTTAAATCTATGAAATCGTTCCCACACTCAAAAACGACATGCTAAAAGGTTTGATACCGCAATGGAATTAGTGCCTGCAAAAAGGTGGTTACGCCTGTGCGTCTGAACGGGTTGAATTGCGCACAAGAAGTTCATATCCCATGCGAATTTCGCGCACAATGTTGTCTTCGTTATCCATCGCGCCGATGAGCATCTTCGCCGCCTCCATGCCTGACGTTTTGTAGTGATGATGGATGGTGGTAAGCGAAGGGGTGATAACTTTGGAAAGATCGGAATCGCCGACACCGGTGACCTGTACATCTTCCGGTACGTTTCGACCAAATTCCCTCAGGCAGGTCATGGCTCCGAAGGCAATCGCGTCGCTTGCGCAAACAATCGTGTCGACTTCGGGATATACGTCAAGCAGTGTTTCGCAGGCGAGATAGGCTGAATCGACCGAAAAATCGGATTCGATCTGCGCTCGTTCCGGCACCTTAATCTTTTTCGCATCGCAAGCGTGAGTAAAGCCCATATGCCGGCTTTTACCGGCGGCGATATCACGCTCGGTAACGCCGATGTAAGCGGGTCTTGATCCGTACTTCAGCGCATGTGAGGTGATGTCGTACAGGGCATGATAGTCATCGTGGTAGACACAGGAGAATCCGTCAAATTCCTGGCCGAGTACGACCAAAGGAATGCGAAGGTCTTTAAGGACGCGTTCGTGCTCGGGCGTCAGAATGGTTCCGACCAAAATAATGCCGTCAACGCGATCTTTTTCGGTAAAGACGCGCAGATAGTCAATCTCTTCTTTTTCGTGGTTGTCGGTGTTTGCAAGGAGCATTTGATACTGGGAGTCATTGAACACCGAAGACAGACCGGCGACCATGCGTGACACCGATGCCGAGTTAATTTTCGGAATAATGACTCCGATAAGATGGGTCTTGCCCGTGCGCAGAATCTTTGCCTGGCGAGAGGGGATATAGCCCGTTTCCTTGATGACGCGCGCGATAGCTCGGCGCTTCTCGTCAGAGACATATCCATCGTTGAGGTAGCGCGATACCGTAGCGCGAGAAACGCCTGCCAGTTTGGCTACCGTGGTGATGTTCATAGGCTCCTCGCAATCTATACGGTACGACGTGAGCGATGCGGTTGGCGCGGATGCGCGCATGAAATCGTTCTCATAGCATAGCCTGACCGTATAGTATTGCAAAACCGTTGCGACTCTGAGATCTCTGTCAAATAAAATCGGCGGACGTATTAAGGTAGTAGCGTTACATGACACTCAACGAATGGAGGAACTATATCCGGTCAGATACCTGATGTCGTAGAGCGCTTTATGCGGTATGTGCAGATTGACTCTCAGTCAGACCCCGAGCATGACGACGTGACGCCTTCAACGCCTCGTCAACACGAAATGGCTCGTTATTTGGGGGAGGAACTCAAATCGCTCGGCTGTGCGGACGTTACCGTTGATGAGCACGCCTATGTGACCGGCACGCTTCCCGCGTCCAAAGGAGCTGAAGACGCTCCTGCGCTTATGCTCTGCTCGCACCTTGATTCTGTCATTGACGCGCCGGCCGCGGGCATCAAACCGCATATCGTCCACTACGAGGGCGGCAATCTGGTAGCAGGCGTTGTTGGGGGCGAGAAGGTCGAGACTACGCCGGAGCAGGTTCCCGACCTCGAGAAATTCGTGGGCATGGACATCGTTTGCTCTGACGGCACAACGTTGCTTTCGGCCGACGACAAGGCCGGCGTAGCTGAGATATGTGCCCTGCTCAAGCGCCTGTCTGATGACCCTGCGCTCAAGCATCCGACACTCAAGATAGCCTTTGTTCCGGACGAGGAAATCGGCCACGGCGCGGCCCTTCTCGATCTTGAAAAGCTTGGCGCGGCATATGGCTATACGGTAGACGGAGAGGCCCTTGGCGAGTTCAATTACGAGTGCTTTACCGCGTCGCAGGCAGACATTACGATTACGGGTGTGATGGTGCATCCGGGCAGCGCCAAAGACGTTATGGTCAATGCTATTACCGTGGCATCTGAGTTCCAGCAGATGGTACCCGCGTTTGAGCGCCCCGAGCACACGGAGGGTCGCGAGGGTTTCTACCATCCCATCAGCATCGAGGGCTCCGCGTCAGAGGTCAGGCTTTCCTATATCATTCGCGATTTTGATGCGGGCATTTTTGACAGGCGCGAGCAGACCCTGCGTGATATAGCGGCATTTCTCAACAAACGCTACGGTGAGGATACCGTGCATATTGAGATTCGCCAGCAATACCGCAACATGGCCGAGAAGTTCAAGGGCTACGAGTTCCTCATTGACGACGCGCTTGCGGCAAATCGTGAAGTTGGCATTGAGCCGAATCCCGTGCCTGCCCGCGGTGGCACCGATGGTGCTCAGCTGACATTTCGTGGTCTGCCCTGTCCCAACATTGCGACAGGTGGATATAACGCCCACTCTATCCGTGAATTCATTCCCGTGCCGAGCATGGAGCTCACCGTTGATCTGCTCGTTACGCTGGTAGCGAAGTTTGCTGACCGCGCTTCTCGCCAACGGTAGCCTGACTGCGCTTCTCGCCAACGGTAGTAATTGAGCCGTGAGCGTGATACGCGCTATCGCTCACAGCGTATTCGGTACCGCTTACGCTCCCGTTCGCCCTGTTCAGACAGAGTGAAGCGGGAGCGTAGCATAATTCTAGGAAGCGTTTGTTCTTTTTTGTTAACAAATGGGTAGATTAATTCACAAAAGGTAACTGCCCCCGAGAAAAGAAAGGAAGCATTGCCGTGCAGACCATAATTCTTGCGCTCATTATTATTGCAGCACCAATTGTGGCAGCACTTATGGAACGAGTGAGCAATGCGGGCCTTTCGGAGCGGCGGCATAGCCATCATGATACCTATGTCGCCCCCGCTTCCCTTACCAGAGCTCTTGTTGTCGACATGGCGCTTATGGCTGGCATGAGTCTGCTTTTGGGAGTCTTTTGCGCAGGCGGGTTCTTCTCGGCAGATCCGCTGGTGGTGCTTGCTTTCTTCGCGAGCTTTGCGGCGGTGATGTTTGTAGCGTGGTATGTGCTGTCCCGCTACAAGGTTCAACTGTTTGATGAAGAGATGATCGTGACCCCGTTTTTTGGCCCCGACATTACCGTTCAGTATTCCGATATTGAACATATGGAGTGGTCGGGCATACGCAGGGGAGCCGGTTTCAGAAATTTGGTAATTTGGATTGATGGACAGCCGGTGACTACCTTGTCGGGTATCATAGGTTTGGATCAGGTGCTGCTCCGCATCGACCGCTTCGATGTCTTGGCGCACAGATCCACGCTGTAGCCTGCCTTGGCTGTGCGGCCTTGGAGGTGCGCTCTGGGGTGCACCTTGGCAGCGCGCTCTGGTCGGGAGCACCTTGGGCTGCATCTTAGCCGCATGTACTCTGGTTGCGCACCCCGCCGTGAGCGCCCTGACCGTGCGCCCTGGGTTGCGTGCCCTGACCGGCATTTTGGAGGAGCCGTTCTGTGATTAAGCTTGTACTTTCCGATATGGACAATACGCTCATTCCCTTTGGCGACAGGCATCCGTCCGCGCGTACAAGAAAGGCAATTCACGAGCTTCTCGATACAGGCGTGCTTTTTGGACCGGATACCGGCCGTGATTATGTTGAGCTGATGCGCCTGTTTGCTATGGATGAAGCCTGTTTTCAGACGGGCATTATCTCTACCGGCAAACGTATTCGAGCTCGCGGGACCTATATTTCGCAGACCAGTATTTCTCACGACCTTCTGACCCGCGTGCATCAGGCGCTTCTCCCGGAACCCGACAAGTTCCTGGTGTGCTACCCGCTTGACACCAATCTCTTGAACCCCGCGTACGCCATAGGCGATATCAATCCAGATGATTTGGCGTTTTGCGAGAAGCGCTTCACGTTTAACGGCGCCATTGTGCCCGATGTTCCCGACATTGACTTTGTCGCCGCGACAATTGCCTGCATGGGTGGCGCTCAAGAGATGGATCGCACGAGGCGTATCATCGCGGAGGCGTGCGCTGACGTTGATCTTGTGAGTCCTGTGCCTAATTGGTTTGACGTGCTGCCGAAGGGCATCTCTAAAGCGTCGGGCTTGGATGTGCTTCTCAAGGCAACGGGTATAGATTACGATGAAGTTGTCATTTTTGGCGATGCGGAGAATGACCTCGAGATTCTGCGAAAGGTTCCGTATTCGGTGGCTGTCGCCAACGCGACGCCTGAGGTGCTTCGCACTGCCAACTATGTAGTAGGTGCTTCAAAAGATGATGGAGTGGCGTGTGCACTTGAGGAAATCACCCGTGCTGTCAGGGCGGGGGAGATGCCTCGGTTTCTAATGGAGGGTGAACATGATTAGACTTATTGCATCAGACATGGACGGTACGCTCCTTGACGAGTATGGCAATGTTCCGCCCGAAACGTTCGAGCTCATTCATGCATTGCGCGAGAAGGGCATCTATTTTGTAGCCTCTTCGGGTCGGCGTTATGACACGCTTCGATGGATGTTTGAACCTGTCGCCCATGAGATTGATTATGTCGCATCGCTTGGTACACAGGTGTATGCCGAAGATATGATTCTTGACCGCGAGGTCTTCTCGACAGCCGCCATCAAAAAGCTCTTTGCCTTCTCGCAGGAGTTCGACTGCGTGCACCTGGTGGTATACGATCGCGATCACACCTACCTGCTGGATGACTATTCCGCCTTCGTCCGTGAGCTGGATAAAGACTTGCCTAATGCTGAGCGCGTGTTCGATCCGCCTTCGCCGGATGTCAGCGTCATCAAAGCTGCTGTCTGTTGCGATAATCGCGTCAAATCCATGGATATGGCCATGATTCTTGAGCGTGAGCTGGGAGGACGTTTCTCCTTTATGCCTTCAGGTGATACGTGGATAGACGTTGTGCCGCGCGGCGTCAATAAGGCAACGGGCCTTGAGCAGATTCGGCAGTACTACGGATTCAAGCGAGACGAAATTCTCGCGTTCGGCGATTCAATGAACGACTACGCTATGCTGCGCTATGCGGGAACCGCTCTGGTGATGGAGAACGCTCGTTACGCGCTCAAGCAGACTGCGACGCGCGTGATTGGTCCCAATACCGAGCAGGCCGTGCAGGCTGAGCTGCGCAAGATGCTGGATGACTTGAAGTAACGTACTTGAGGTGCGTGTTTGTGGCGCGCACATGAGGCGACGCGTGCGTGAGGTGTGTATATGAGTGCGTGTTTGTGGCGCGCACACGGGGTGGCACGTACAATGAGACGCGCACGCATTAGGTGGTACGTGCATTACGCTTGTTTAACTTGCTCGGTATGCTAAGCATGCCGAGCAAGTTTGCACTTGAGGTTGCGTTTGCGCAGTTCTTTGGTGAGTTCTTTGGTGGAATCTTGCGCATCGAGCAGTGCTTCTCGGCGAGTCTCTCTATGGAGCAGGAAACGACCCTCTTCGCAAGTCTCATCCCTTGCAAGTCTCGCCCCTCTGCACGATTCCAAAAGTCCTCTCCCTATGTGCGATTCCAAAAAAGTGCATGAGTTGTGATATGAAAACTCCTAAAAAAGGCATCAGTTGTGATAAATCCCCTAAAAATGCCATGAGTTGTGAAGTATTTTTATCACAACTGTGGCACTTTTTTGGAATCGAGGCGGAGTGCACGTGTTTTTTGGAAATGGGGGGCGCACAACATAGCGTATGGGTAGACATAGCGCAGGAAACACGCGCCAATCCCCAAAGGAGCCTCAAAAGAGCCTCAAAAGAACCCAAAAGAAAAAAGCTTGCCATTAATCTCAAAATACAAGTTCACTATATGGGTTTTTCGCTATACTTGACCGTGTATGTTTGGCACTAAACATCAGCTTAAAGAAGCATAAAGAAACGAGAATTGTAGAGAATTGCAAAGAAAAAGGAGCCACACTATGAGAGATGACCATAGGACATCGCGTCTTGTTCTCTCGGGTCTGCTTTCGCTTTCACTCGCTACCGCATCCTTTCCGGCAGTAGCGTTTGGCGAGCAGACCGGCGCAGCAGAAACGCCTGCTGCGGCAGCAAGCACTGAAAGTTCGACAACAGAGGACACACCTGCGCCTTCCACGCCGTCAGCTGCGGGGACTGCCGCGCCTACGGCAACCACAACAGAGACCACAACAGAGACCACAACGGAAACCTCTCCGATTGCGGGTGCAGAATCGACAGATACCCAGGGAGTTTCCGCGGTTTCAGCTGCTCCGACAGCGCTTCTCGCCCGCGCTCCGCTTGCCGTCACCGAGCTCTATGTGAACTCCGCAACCGGTGCGGATACCAATGACGGCTCTTCTGACGCTCAGGCGTTCAAGACCATTGAGAAGGCCGTTGCCGCAGCAGCAGCCAATTCTGCGGTAACCACGATTCACGTTCAGGGCGACTTTACTCTGTCATCTCGTCAGACGCTTACCAATGTCACGCTGAACTTCTCGGGTGATACGACCGTCAAGCTCAAAAACGGCGCGGGGTTTGATCTTAAGGGTACGTCGAAGGTCAATGCGGCCGGCGCAACCGTTACCCTTGACGCTCCCAATGACGGCTATACCTTCCGTCTTTATGACTCCGCTGAAATCAATGACGGCCACTTTGTCTTTAAGTATGGCAACAACGGCTTCGCCTTCCACATGCCCGCTGGCAGCAACGGAGCTCTCAAAGGCTCTTCTCGCGACGCTCTTTCCATGGACATTACCAACGGTATGTTCATGAACAACTCGCAGGCCAACCTGATTGAGAACGCCAAGATTGACCAGCGCTATACCGGCGACAAGTGGCAGCTCTACGAATGGAACGGCTTCAAGTTTGTGAACTCCGATCTCAGCGCAACTCGCCTTCCGTTCTACTTTAAGTCGCCGTTCTCTATGGATAACTCCACGTTTACCATTGACGCGGGCGGCTTGAGATGGCAGACCGGCCTGGCTATTCCGGAGGACAGTGCTCCCGGAGAGACGCTCATTACCAACAACTCCAAGCTTACAGTCAAGAACTTCAATGTGCACTGGCGCGCAAAGGGCATTACGATTGGCAATGCAGGCGTAACGTTCCGCGTTAACAATGGTTCTGTCGTTGACGCTTCTTCCGACAGAAACGGCGGTTTGAACGTCAATAGCGGAACCGCCATCTTTGAGGACGGTGGCACATTCCACGGCCAGGACAACTCCGGCGCGCAGGCTGGCGCGCAGGCTGGCGCGCAGCTCATTTTCAAGGGCGACTCACTCTTTGATACGCTTGCCGGAGAAGAGCAGGACAACGGTCTTGCCGATTCTACCGGCGGTTATGTGGTCATGGGTGGCACACATCGCGTGAAGTATGACGACGCCTACCAAAGTGGTAAGGCTATTCCTACCACTGACGCTGCTCACGGCAACGAGAAACTCATGCTCTTCACCCTCGCCGATGCGTCAAAGACTGAACTGACCGCAAAGCCAAAGACGGGCGGCGATTACACCTACAAGGTGAAGTACGCTTCCGCGGACGGCAAGAAGCACGTTTGGATGCCTTTTGCCAAGGTTACCGTGACGCTCAATAACGATAACGCTACCTTTGCCGATGGTTCGCATGCCGATAAGAACAGCGTTGCCATGCGCGGCAACAAGATTGGTGATGCGACGCCTGAGAAGTCCGGCTATGACACCATTACTTCAGATACCTTCGCCAGCCCGACCGACCCCAACGGCATATCGTTCCTCGGCTGGTTCTACAAGGATTCAAACGGCGTAGAGAAGCCCTTCTCGGCTGACGCATCTATTGATGAGGACACGGCGGTTTATGCCAAATGGGACGCCCACACCATCGTCTACGATAACGGCAACGGCGTAACCTACACTCAGAACATCAAGGCCACCGAGGCAAACGGATCGCTCCAGAGCTACGACGACGTGGTGACCAACAAGCCCGATTTCAAAATCCCCGGCAAGACCTTTACCGGCTGGACTGTGACGCATGAAGACGGCTCTGTCTACGACGTTGCCGGCAAGCTTTTCCAGGCAAACGATTCCGTAACCTTTGGCAGCCAGGAGAAGGTCCTTTATGCCAAGGCCAACTACACGCAGGACGAGTACACGGTGCGTTTCTCGGCAAACGGCGGTACGTTTGCGGATGCAAGCGTCTTTAAGCAGCATCCCGAGCTCTTTGATATCTCCACCGATGAGCTGGGCGGCGAAGTTGCCACCGTCAAGCAGAAGGCTCTGTACGACCAGAAGCTTTCTGCGCTTCTCGACAAGACCATCCGCGAGCAGCTTTCTCCCGATGGCATCGCAACGCGTATGGGCTTTATCCCCGGCGATCGTCTGATGTGGTATGACACGCCGCTCTTCAACACCGGCGGATACAACTTCAAGGATCATACGAGCTGGTTCTGGACTACGCCTGGTGCCGATCCGGCAATCCAGAAAGACATGACGTTCTACCTCAAGTGGACTGAGGACCCAACGGTTCAGAAGGTTGAAGCAACACTTGATCTTCCTTCCGATCTCTACGGTCCAAGCCAGGCGGATTCGCCCAATCCCTTTATGATGGACGCCGATGGCTACAAGACCTTCTCGCTGACCGGCCTTATCAATATGAAGTCCGTCCAGGAGAAGATGCAGGAGATTGAGAACCTGTATCCAAACGATGCGGCACACCCTGAGAACATCAAGCTTTCCGGTACACAGTGCACCTTCAAGGCGGAGCTGACGCTTCCTGACGGCGTGACGGTTCCCGAGAATGCGGCTGCAAGCGTTCAAGGCCTTGGCGACAAGTTCGAGGTCAAGGAGACCAAGGTCGAGGGACAGAAAGTAACCGTGACCTTTGCGCTCAAGGGTGGCGACATTCACAACTACGCCGAGCTCAAGGCAGCCGTTGACTCTATGGGCGATGCCAATGGCGACGTCAAGGCAACTGTTGACGGATTCAAGCTTGATCCCGATAAGGTTTCTAACGGCGATGAGCTCACGGCAGTAGGCAAGGTATCGGGCACCTTTACGTCCTTTGCTCAGAATCCTGCCGGCACCACGAAGTTCTTTAACTTTACGTGGAACGGCAAGCAGCGCGATGAGGGTCGCAGCATTCTCTCTACCGACCAGGCCGCCATTGAGCAGACCATTGTTGCCAGAAAGGCCGAGCATAAGGACGTTAAGACCGATATGCTTATCAACGGCGACACCACCTCTGATCATGTGTATGAGGCCAAGAAGGGCGATACGCTGAAGTTTACCGCCCAACTTGATGCAACGCCGATTCAGGATCAGATGAAGGCCATTGAGCAGAAGTACAACATTGATCCAAGTCGCTACGACCAGATCAGCATTCATGATCTTGGACCTCAGTGCACCTTCACCACAACGTTTACCGTTCCCGATGCGATGGCCGGCTACCTAACCGACAACGTTGCCGATTACAAGCTTACGGGCACGAACGCCTTTGATGTCACAAGTGCAGTGCTTTCCAACGGCGGCAAGACGGTGACGCTGACCATGACGCTTAAGAGCGGGTACACCAACTATGCTGAGCTCCGCAAGGCAATCATCGATGAGACGCAGCCCAAGCTTGAGCTTGAACTTCCTGCGTATAAGGTTCCCGAGACTGCCGCAACCGACACTAACTACTCGGTTTCCGGTACGGTTTCAGGTACGTTCCTGGCTCACGTGAACCTTGGTAACCACCAGAAGGACTTTGCCTTCACGTGGTCGGGTGTTCAGGATCCTGCCGGTAAGGACTCCATCCTTGCAGATGGCGACGAGACCATCCAGACAACCTATAAGGTAGCTGCGGATCCAACGACGCCTGAAAATCCGACCAACCCCGATCAGCCCAAGCCCAACAAGCCCGGAAAGAAGCCTTCCAAGGGCAAGAAGTCCGCGGTTCCGTACATGGGTGACGCGGCTTCGATGGGCGCTATCGCAGCGCTTGCAGCGAGCGGCCTTGCAGCTCTTTCGGCGGCATTTACATCCAAGCGTCGTCGTCATAACGATTAAGCGAGAAGTTCTTCTCGTTGTGGTTGACTTTGTGCGTGTTGCGCGGTATAGTTCTTTCTCGCGCAACACGCGCTTCATAGTGCGGGGTGGAGCAGTCTGGTAGCTCGTCGGGCTCATAACCCGAAGGTCGTTGGTTCAAATCCAGCCCCCGCGACCAAAATTTCATCCCCTGCCCGCGAAAGCGGGTGGGGGATTTTGCTAAAGAGCAGCATCCATTGCTGGCGCTTGCACAGATTTCGAGTTCACTTGACTTTCAAGTGGAGTCTACCAATGCAAAAGGCTTCCTGCTAGCTTCTGCGTGAAGCCGAAGAACAGAGAGAAACCCATGAAGAACGTGAGCTTAAGGGACGGCGAGGAAGAGGGCCGCGCTATCACGCTGTCAGAGACAGGAAAGATCCTTCACGTCTTGTGCGCCATGGTGCTAAGGCTCGTCACGAACGGCGAGCTCAAGGTATTTCGCATCAGGAACTCATGGAGGGCGAGCACTACGGCTTGCGAACGGTTTATCGATGAGCAGTTCAAAAGGCAGGTCGTCATATGTTGCTCCACGGAAACAAGGTGGCTAATCCGGGCGATCCCTTCGCGAGGTCCAATCCCGGACGCTACACGACGCTTGCCCAAGAGGCTGCGCGCGTGATGGCGCGCCGGCGTATGGGCGCCGACGGCTGGCCCGTGATGCTCGCACTCTGCAACCGCATCTACGCCGATGGAGAGCTCGGCACCTACGGGCGCGAGGAAATCAGTACGTTCACCGGCCTCACCTACCGCCAGATTGTGCGTGGCATGAGCGAGCTGAGGGAAAAGGACATCATCGCGCCGGTCATCCGCAAGGTGGACGGCTACTGCAGGCTTGACCACTCCATACACGGACATGTCGCGCGCTACTACATCTGCCGCGACATTTTTTGGGCGCTCGTCGAACTCAAGGAAACGGGAGATCCGCCCTCGGATAGAATTTTCGCGAGCTCCCTCGCGCGGAATGACTGCGTTTCGACAAGTGCTGCAGGGGTCTTGGCATATTGGCCAGGAGGTCAAAGAACGCATCCGTAATTCCCACTCTTTGTATGTGTCCAAATTTATAAAATTAGTTTCTGTGTATATAAAAACCGTGAACCTGGGGAGCGACTGTGGATTCCATCACATCTGAACTCGCGAGCTATCTTTTTGAGGCAGTGTACGAAGATGATCACAAGCGGGTTTTTGATATTTGTACCAACGAAAATTTTTTAAAAACTGATTATTGTCTTTTACTTTTTTCCGCAAATAACGATGAAAGCTATACGCAGTTTCCAGGCGTGTTTAATGCGCATGAGGGGAATATTCGAGTAGTAAATATATTTAAGGGAGATAGATTCAAGATCTTGTCTCCTAAAGTCCTAGATGACGTGATAAACAATCCTGCCGGCG includes:
- a CDS encoding PTS beta-glucoside transporter subunit IIBCA; amino-acid sequence: MALDHAEAARQILEAVGGADNIVSAAHCATRLRLVVADDSKVDKEAVDNAVGAKGSFQAAGQLQIIYGTGTVNKVFDEFIKQGNISATSKDSAKEAGMAKANPFQRAVKALGDVFVPIIPAIVASGLLMGLTEGINSAMGGALETNSWYILVHTFSNASFVFLQILIGFSAARVFGGNEFLGGVIGMIMNHTALMNAWSIPNAVQQLGDAAYKIVGSESAAAWLTSVTGSAVDAAHATAGAIMAAGGIPQVQLFGFYNVTLQGYQGHVIPVVIAVFIMCMLEKWLHKHVPDMLDLFVTPLVTVLVTGVLTLTVIGPLFSWIENGVMVGFQFLLAIPFGLGGALVGAIYPTTVVLGVHHMFNALEATLIANTGIDNFNPIISCCNVAQGAACLAVFVKTRSMKKKELALPSGISGFLGITEPAIYGVNLPSMKPFIAAMIGGAVGGALVSILGVVSIAYGITGIFGFLITTSHSVAYAICILTAAIIAFVITWMLYKDTEDATTPKEEQKPNIEKVVATTAATAKQTAAVATSVAESNQGVVPTTGADTVVAPMSGDAIAMTEVSDPVFASEAMGKGAAIEPTEGKVFSPVDGSITMVAETGHAIGLLSNSGTEVLIHIGIDTVTLKGAPFTAKCKAGDKVKKGTLLMDVDLGAIKAANLPATTMVVITNTDEYASVEGHTGSKVKAGDPLINVK
- a CDS encoding LacI family DNA-binding transcriptional regulator; translation: MNITTVAKLAGVSRATVSRYLNDGYVSDEKRRAIARVIKETGYIPSRQAKILRTGKTHLIGVIIPKINSASVSRMVAGLSSVFNDSQYQMLLANTDNHEKEEIDYLRVFTEKDRVDGIILVGTILTPEHERVLKDLRIPLVVLGQEFDGFSCVYHDDYHALYDITSHALKYGSRPAYIGVTERDIAAGKSRHMGFTHACDAKKIKVPERAQIESDFSVDSAYLACETLLDVYPEVDTIVCASDAIAFGAMTCLREFGRNVPEDVQVTGVGDSDLSKVITPSLTTIHHHYKTSGMEAAKMLIGAMDNEDNIVREIRMGYELLVRNSTRSDAQA
- the pepT gene encoding peptidase T, encoding MSGQIPDVVERFMRYVQIDSQSDPEHDDVTPSTPRQHEMARYLGEELKSLGCADVTVDEHAYVTGTLPASKGAEDAPALMLCSHLDSVIDAPAAGIKPHIVHYEGGNLVAGVVGGEKVETTPEQVPDLEKFVGMDIVCSDGTTLLSADDKAGVAEICALLKRLSDDPALKHPTLKIAFVPDEEIGHGAALLDLEKLGAAYGYTVDGEALGEFNYECFTASQADITITGVMVHPGSAKDVMVNAITVASEFQQMVPAFERPEHTEGREGFYHPISIEGSASEVRLSYIIRDFDAGIFDRREQTLRDIAAFLNKRYGEDTVHIEIRQQYRNMAEKFKGYEFLIDDALAANREVGIEPNPVPARGGTDGAQLTFRGLPCPNIATGGYNAHSIREFIPVPSMELTVDLLVTLVAKFADRASRQR
- a CDS encoding HAD family hydrolase codes for the protein MIKLVLSDMDNTLIPFGDRHPSARTRKAIHELLDTGVLFGPDTGRDYVELMRLFAMDEACFQTGIISTGKRIRARGTYISQTSISHDLLTRVHQALLPEPDKFLVCYPLDTNLLNPAYAIGDINPDDLAFCEKRFTFNGAIVPDVPDIDFVAATIACMGGAQEMDRTRRIIAEACADVDLVSPVPNWFDVLPKGISKASGLDVLLKATGIDYDEVVIFGDAENDLEILRKVPYSVAVANATPEVLRTANYVVGASKDDGVACALEEITRAVRAGEMPRFLMEGEHD
- a CDS encoding HAD family hydrolase; amino-acid sequence: MIRLIASDMDGTLLDEYGNVPPETFELIHALREKGIYFVASSGRRYDTLRWMFEPVAHEIDYVASLGTQVYAEDMILDREVFSTAAIKKLFAFSQEFDCVHLVVYDRDHTYLLDDYSAFVRELDKDLPNAERVFDPPSPDVSVIKAAVCCDNRVKSMDMAMILERELGGRFSFMPSGDTWIDVVPRGVNKATGLEQIRQYYGFKRDEILAFGDSMNDYAMLRYAGTALVMENARYALKQTATRVIGPNTEQAVQAELRKMLDDLK